A single region of the Acidobacteriota bacterium genome encodes:
- the lysX gene encoding lysine biosynthesis protein LysX, with protein sequence MRIGVLYSRVRPEEKLLFRELERRRAEVELIDDRKVVLSFGGPSALEPALDFDVVFDRSISHSRALVHLKVLADRGIPTVNRIDVALNCGDKVRTSSLLQAAGVPTPDTRVASTPQAALSAIEELGYPVVLKPAVGSWGRLIARINDRDAAEAVLEHKSTLGSYQHSIFYLQRYVDKPERDIRAFVAGGETICAIYRQAPHWITNTARGARTTNCPVTPDLEILCRQAADAVGGGLVAVDLVEDRHRGLLVLEVNHTMEFRNSIEPTGVDIPARMIDFVEQVGAEGQDRQEGT encoded by the coding sequence ATGCGTATCGGAGTCCTCTACAGCCGGGTTCGGCCCGAAGAGAAGCTCCTGTTCCGGGAGCTGGAACGGCGGCGTGCCGAGGTCGAGTTGATCGACGACCGAAAGGTGGTCCTTTCGTTCGGCGGCCCAAGCGCGCTGGAACCGGCCCTTGACTTCGATGTCGTCTTCGACCGTTCGATCAGCCACAGCCGCGCCCTGGTCCACCTGAAGGTGCTGGCCGACCGCGGGATACCGACCGTGAACCGGATCGACGTCGCCCTGAACTGCGGTGACAAGGTGCGGACCTCGAGCCTGCTGCAGGCCGCGGGCGTGCCTACGCCGGACACACGGGTCGCCTCGACGCCGCAGGCTGCGCTTTCGGCCATCGAGGAACTCGGCTACCCCGTCGTGCTCAAGCCGGCCGTCGGCTCGTGGGGACGGCTGATCGCCCGCATCAACGATCGCGACGCGGCCGAGGCGGTGCTCGAGCACAAGAGCACCCTCGGCTCTTACCAGCACTCGATCTTCTATCTGCAGCGGTACGTCGACAAGCCGGAACGCGACATCCGCGCGTTCGTCGCCGGCGGCGAAACGATCTGCGCCATCTACCGTCAGGCGCCTCACTGGATCACGAACACGGCACGCGGCGCCAGGACCACGAACTGTCCGGTGACGCCCGACCTGGAAATCCTGTGCAGGCAGGCCGCGGATGCGGTCGGCGGCGGACTGGTGGCCGTCGACCTGGTCGAGGACAGGCATCGCGGGCTGCTCGTGCTGGAGGTCAACCACACGATGGAGTTCCGCAACTCGATCGAACCGACCGGCGTCGACATCCCCGCGCGGATGATCGACTTCGTCGAGCAGGTGGGCGCCGAAGGCCAGGACCGTCAGGAGGGAACATGA
- the argC gene encoding N-acetyl-gamma-glutamyl-phosphate reductase, with protein sequence MTVRASIVGGSGYAGGELLRLLLGHPGFEVAQITSRRLAGSFVHFTHPNLRGSTDLRYCILDELERCDLLFLCLPHGSAAQDVDLYSRLSPRIVDLSADFRLRSSRVYADWYGAEHPAPEWLDRFVYGLPELDREAVAGAANISGVGCNATATLLGLLPLLEPEPLERNLVDWSRGVVTELKVGSSEAGASSSSASHHPERSGVVRSFRPTGHRHTAEVEQALAMRGVTAAGCVHLSVTSVEMVRGVLATSHVFLNQPETGSPVDRDLFRVYRSFCRRQPFVRLVKDRRGIHRYPEPKILAGSNHAEVGFDLDPRTGRLVVICAIDNLMKGAAGNAVQCANLMCGFPEVEGLSFPGLHPV encoded by the coding sequence ATGACCGTGCGTGCCAGCATCGTCGGCGGATCCGGCTACGCCGGCGGCGAGTTGCTGCGTCTGTTGCTCGGTCATCCCGGGTTCGAGGTCGCCCAGATCACTTCCCGCCGACTGGCCGGTTCCTTCGTCCACTTCACCCACCCGAATCTGCGGGGCAGCACGGATCTTCGCTACTGCATCCTCGATGAACTGGAGCGATGCGACCTGCTCTTCCTCTGCCTGCCGCACGGCAGCGCGGCCCAAGACGTCGACCTCTACTCCCGGCTGTCCCCACGGATCGTCGACCTGTCGGCCGACTTTCGGCTCCGCTCGTCCCGCGTCTACGCGGACTGGTACGGCGCCGAACACCCCGCGCCCGAGTGGCTCGATCGCTTCGTCTACGGCCTGCCGGAACTCGATCGAGAGGCGGTCGCCGGCGCGGCGAACATCAGCGGCGTCGGCTGCAACGCGACCGCCACCCTGCTCGGCCTGTTGCCGCTACTCGAACCTGAACCTCTCGAGCGGAATCTCGTCGACTGGAGCCGTGGGGTCGTCACCGAACTGAAGGTCGGCAGCAGCGAGGCCGGCGCGTCGTCGTCGAGCGCCTCCCACCACCCCGAGCGGTCCGGAGTGGTGCGCAGTTTCCGCCCCACGGGCCACCGCCATACCGCGGAGGTCGAACAGGCGCTGGCGATGCGCGGTGTTACGGCCGCCGGCTGCGTCCACCTGTCGGTGACCTCGGTCGAGATGGTGCGCGGCGTTCTCGCCACGAGCCACGTGTTCCTGAACCAGCCCGAGACCGGCAGCCCCGTGGATCGCGACCTGTTCCGCGTCTACCGGTCCTTCTGCCGGCGACAGCCGTTCGTTCGCCTGGTCAAGGACCGGCGCGGCATCCACCGCTACCCCGAACCGAAGATCCTGGCCGGCAGCAACCACGCCGAGGTCGGTTTCGATCTCGATCCCCGCACCGGACGCCTGGTCGTCATCTGCGCCATCGACAACCTGATGAAGGGAGCCGCCGGCAACGCGGTCCAGTGCGCGAACCTGATGTGCGGATTCCCCGAAGTCGAAGGGCTGTCCTTCCCCGGCCTTCACCCGGTGTAA
- a CDS encoding [LysW]-aminoadipate kinase gives MRTTDPAADLRKTGEEPLVVKAGGGRSLDLEAIAGDIAELSASGLRIVLVHGGAETTNEVAEQLGHPPRFVTSESGYSSRRTDRRTLEIFEMVYCGLLNKRWVESLQRRGIPAVGLSGLDGRLFEGRRKDKLRIRVGARRLVLRDDWTGTVDQVNADLLRLLLEAGYLPVLTPPGSSYDGEAVNVDGDRAAAAVASALGAKTLVYLSGAPGLLADFPDEASLIVRHDVAHTDLAGPEAHAGLESLMAAAQDRMKKKVLGAAEALRGGLERVILADGRIERPVRAALGGAGTHVVVRGTGPGEDAP, from the coding sequence TTGCGCACGACTGACCCTGCCGCCGACCTTCGCAAGACCGGCGAGGAGCCGCTCGTGGTCAAGGCCGGAGGCGGCAGGTCGCTCGACCTGGAAGCGATCGCCGGCGACATCGCCGAGCTGTCGGCTTCCGGCCTGCGGATCGTTCTCGTTCACGGTGGCGCGGAGACGACGAACGAGGTCGCCGAGCAGTTGGGGCATCCGCCCCGGTTCGTGACCAGTGAGAGCGGCTACAGCAGCCGGCGCACGGACCGGCGCACGCTCGAGATCTTCGAGATGGTCTACTGCGGGCTGCTGAACAAGCGGTGGGTGGAGTCGTTGCAGCGACGCGGCATTCCCGCGGTCGGGCTCTCCGGCCTCGACGGACGCCTGTTCGAGGGCCGGCGCAAGGACAAGCTGCGTATCCGGGTCGGCGCTCGCCGCCTGGTGCTACGGGATGACTGGACGGGCACGGTCGACCAGGTCAACGCGGACCTGCTCCGCCTGCTGCTCGAGGCCGGCTACCTGCCCGTGCTGACGCCGCCGGGCTCGTCCTACGACGGCGAGGCGGTCAACGTCGACGGCGACCGCGCGGCCGCCGCGGTGGCCTCGGCGCTGGGCGCGAAGACGTTGGTCTACCTTTCCGGAGCCCCGGGCCTGCTCGCCGACTTCCCCGACGAGGCGTCCCTGATCGTCCGCCACGACGTCGCCCACACCGATCTGGCCGGGCCGGAAGCCCACGCCGGACTTGAATCGCTGATGGCGGCCGCCCAGGACCGGATGAAGAAGAAGGTACTGGGCGCTGCCGAGGCGCTGCGCGGAGGATTGGAGCGGGTGATCCTCGCCGACGGCCGCATCGAACGTCCGGTCCGAGCGGCCTTGGGTGGCGCCGGTACTCACGTCGTGGTCCGCGGCACCGGTCCAGGGGAGGATGCGCCATGA
- a CDS encoding aspartate aminotransferase family protein — protein sequence MKSVVPQNVAEVENRRLGTWAPRKPTPPIVRGEGCELITEGGDRYLDLTAGYGVCCLGYNHPALVEALTAQAERLTYCPMNISSQNRAEYLEALAGVLPEPLDRVFLCNSGTEAVEGSLKFAALVTGRSRTVALRDSFHGRTLGAQATMWNPAARRLYSGLLHENVFVRPDPEAIDEAVDDDTAALILEPVQGEGGVNVLGDEVLLAARRACDRHGALLIVDEVQTGFGRCGAWFAHRTTPGLDADLMPLAKAIGGGFPLGAIAYGERVAAALRPGCHGSTYSGNPLACAAGLAVIDTLQALNLPERAASVGALFLTSLRERLASNPLVREVRGRGLMLGVVLRRRAGRHLARLTSEHRILALPAGPNVIRLLPPLIVSAAELDRAADALDAVLGEE from the coding sequence ATGAAGTCCGTTGTCCCGCAAAACGTCGCGGAGGTCGAGAACCGCCGGCTCGGCACCTGGGCGCCGCGAAAACCGACTCCACCCATCGTCCGTGGCGAGGGCTGCGAACTGATCACCGAGGGCGGCGACCGCTATCTCGACCTGACCGCCGGCTACGGCGTCTGCTGCCTCGGCTACAACCATCCGGCGCTGGTCGAAGCGCTCACCGCCCAGGCGGAGCGGCTCACCTACTGCCCGATGAACATCTCCAGCCAGAACCGGGCCGAGTACCTCGAGGCGCTGGCCGGCGTCCTGCCTGAACCTCTCGACCGGGTCTTCCTGTGCAACAGCGGCACCGAGGCGGTGGAGGGCTCCCTCAAGTTCGCCGCCCTGGTCACCGGGCGGAGCCGCACGGTCGCTCTGCGCGACAGCTTCCACGGCCGCACCCTGGGCGCGCAGGCGACGATGTGGAACCCGGCCGCCCGCAGGCTCTACAGCGGTCTGCTGCACGAGAACGTGTTCGTCCGACCGGACCCCGAGGCCATCGACGAGGCGGTCGACGACGACACCGCGGCGCTCATCCTCGAACCGGTCCAGGGCGAGGGCGGAGTCAACGTGCTGGGCGACGAGGTGCTGCTCGCGGCGCGCCGGGCCTGCGACCGGCACGGAGCACTGCTCATCGTGGACGAAGTGCAGACCGGCTTCGGGCGCTGCGGGGCCTGGTTCGCGCACCGCACGACGCCCGGACTCGACGCCGATCTGATGCCGCTCGCCAAGGCGATCGGCGGCGGCTTCCCGCTGGGAGCGATCGCATACGGTGAGCGGGTCGCGGCCGCTCTCCGCCCCGGCTGCCACGGCTCGACCTACAGTGGCAACCCGCTCGCCTGCGCCGCCGGCCTGGCGGTCATCGACACGCTACAGGCACTCAACCTTCCGGAGCGAGCGGCCAGCGTCGGCGCACTCTTCCTGACCTCACTGCGTGAGCGTCTGGCCTCCAACCCGCTGGTGCGGGAGGTGCGCGGTCGGGGTCTCATGCTGGGTGTCGTTCTGCGCCGGCGGGCCGGACGCCATCTCGCCCGTCTGACCTCGGAACACCGGATCCTGGCGCTGCCGGCCGGGCCGAACGTGATCCGCCTGCTGCCGCCGCTGATCGTGAGCGCGGCCGAGCTGGACCGCGCCGCCGACGCGCTGGACGCGGTGCTCGGCGAGGAATGA
- a CDS encoding M20/M25/M40 family metallo-hydrolase, translating to MDEAIPCRRDPARDRTEIELVRGLVSVPSLSRHEAAASGWLAGEMEARGLERCEVDGALNAVGELGEPGASRLVVLLGHIDTVPGNIPVRIEDDGSPHGILHGRGSVDAKGPLASFVAAAARLGGDWARAHDLRLIVAGATEEEAASSRGAHHLLERLNGRDEPTPDFCIIGEPSHWHRVTLGYKGRLLIDLLARRPASHTAGPEAGVGITAFDLWRQLEAMAERSGGRSSFERVLPSLRSINTTSDGLYDTVRADYGLRLPVEFDVGALVDELTDWFRDAAADIHGPLFSDLDPEHATGTIRCEQGDASLELSLRGYEVGVRADRHSPLVRAFLSAIRTVGGPETAPKFVVKTGTCDMNIVWPVWRCPIVAYGPGDSTLDHTPNEHLELDEYLLAVDTVELALRNLAAAPVGAAS from the coding sequence ATGGACGAGGCCATCCCCTGCCGTCGCGACCCGGCTCGCGACCGGACCGAGATCGAGCTCGTGCGAGGCCTCGTCTCCGTGCCGTCGCTCTCCCGGCACGAGGCCGCCGCGAGCGGCTGGCTGGCTGGCGAAATGGAGGCTCGCGGTCTGGAGCGCTGCGAGGTGGACGGCGCTCTGAACGCGGTCGGCGAACTCGGAGAGCCCGGAGCGTCCCGACTGGTCGTCCTGCTCGGGCACATCGACACCGTACCCGGGAACATTCCGGTCCGGATCGAGGACGACGGATCGCCCCACGGCATCCTTCACGGCCGCGGTTCGGTCGACGCGAAGGGACCGCTCGCGTCCTTTGTCGCGGCGGCGGCGCGCCTGGGCGGCGACTGGGCCCGCGCGCACGACCTCCGTTTGATCGTCGCGGGGGCGACGGAGGAGGAGGCGGCCAGTTCCCGGGGAGCACACCACCTCCTCGAACGGCTCAACGGCCGCGACGAGCCGACCCCCGACTTCTGCATCATCGGCGAACCCAGCCACTGGCACCGGGTGACGCTCGGCTACAAGGGTCGCCTGTTGATCGACCTCCTGGCCCGCCGCCCCGCCAGTCACACGGCCGGCCCGGAAGCCGGCGTCGGCATCACCGCATTCGACCTCTGGCGACAACTGGAGGCCATGGCCGAACGAAGCGGCGGCAGGTCCTCCTTCGAACGCGTGCTGCCCAGCCTGCGCTCGATCAACACGACGAGCGACGGCCTCTATGACACGGTCCGCGCCGACTACGGACTCAGGCTGCCCGTCGAGTTCGATGTCGGCGCCCTGGTGGACGAACTGACGGACTGGTTCCGCGACGCCGCGGCGGACATCCACGGACCGCTGTTCTCGGACCTCGATCCGGAGCACGCCACCGGCACGATCCGCTGCGAGCAGGGCGACGCCAGCCTGGAACTCAGCCTGCGCGGGTACGAAGTCGGCGTCCGCGCCGACCGCCACTCCCCGCTCGTGCGGGCCTTTCTCAGCGCCATCCGAACAGTCGGCGGCCCGGAGACGGCGCCGAAGTTCGTCGTGAAGACGGGCACCTGCGACATGAACATCGTCTGGCCCGTGTGGCGATGTCCCATCGTCGCCTACGGCCCGGGAGACAGTACACTCGACCACACCCCGAACGAGCACCTGGAACTGGACGAGTACCTGCTGGCGGTCGATACCGTGGAACTTGCGCTGAGGAACCTGGCCGCCGCGCCCGTTGGCGCCGCCTCCTGA
- a CDS encoding BCCT family transporter gives MASRPPRVDRIAFGVSAGLIALVCIPLALSPQTGGALVVRAYESLTERFGLLYQWATLLVTVFLLWLAFSRHGARRLGDEDSRPDFNIFSWMAMLFCAGIGAGLLYWSTIEWVTYLDAPPFGLAPNSTEAVEWAATYGIFHWGVSAWALYCFPAVAIAIPYYRQHAPALRLSTGLHALIGRDGYDRPPARIVDVLFILALVGGTGTSLGLGTPMVAACISEVFGIEQSFGLQVGILFVCVSLFAVSVYLGLERGIKPLSDGSVIAAIVLLAFVLMVGPTNFLLRTGTNSIGLMLENFIRLNTWTDPVARTGFIEDMTVFYWAWWIAYGPFMGLFVTRISRGRTVRQLIFGMLILGTLGCAVFYGIFGNYSMHLDLSGALPVREIAAASGNENAIAQTIGFLPLGTAVLAIFALVAIVFIATTYDSASYCLAASATRNLTEGTHPARWHRLFWAVAVGVLPITLMFIGQEGGNDQLRVIQSATLVVSLPLLVVGVLMAISLMRSLRLDDESAHDP, from the coding sequence GTGGCCTCTCGCCCACCACGGGTCGACCGCATCGCCTTCGGTGTCAGCGCCGGACTGATCGCCCTCGTCTGCATTCCGCTCGCACTGTCGCCCCAGACCGGCGGTGCCCTGGTCGTCCGCGCCTACGAGTCCCTCACCGAGCGCTTCGGTCTCCTCTACCAGTGGGCAACGCTGCTGGTCACGGTGTTCCTGCTCTGGCTGGCCTTCAGCCGCCACGGTGCGCGACGGCTCGGGGACGAGGACAGCCGGCCGGACTTCAACATCTTCAGTTGGATGGCCATGCTGTTCTGCGCCGGCATCGGCGCCGGACTCCTCTACTGGTCGACGATCGAGTGGGTCACCTACCTCGATGCGCCGCCCTTCGGCCTGGCTCCCAACTCGACCGAAGCGGTCGAGTGGGCGGCAACCTACGGCATCTTCCACTGGGGCGTCTCGGCCTGGGCGCTCTACTGCTTCCCGGCGGTCGCGATCGCAATTCCCTACTACCGCCAGCACGCCCCGGCGCTGCGCCTGAGCACGGGCCTGCACGCGCTGATCGGCCGCGACGGATACGACCGCCCGCCGGCCCGCATCGTCGACGTCCTGTTCATCCTGGCGCTGGTCGGCGGCACCGGGACGTCCCTCGGCCTCGGCACTCCGATGGTCGCCGCCTGCATCAGCGAGGTGTTCGGCATCGAGCAGAGCTTCGGGCTGCAGGTGGGAATCCTGTTCGTCTGCGTCAGCCTGTTCGCGGTGAGCGTCTACCTGGGACTCGAGCGCGGCATCAAACCCCTTTCCGACGGTTCCGTCATCGCGGCGATCGTCCTGCTGGCCTTCGTGCTGATGGTCGGCCCGACGAACTTCCTGCTCCGCACGGGCACGAACTCGATCGGCCTGATGCTCGAGAACTTCATCCGGCTCAACACCTGGACCGACCCGGTGGCGAGAACGGGCTTCATCGAAGACATGACGGTCTTCTACTGGGCGTGGTGGATCGCCTACGGCCCCTTCATGGGCCTGTTCGTGACCCGCATCTCGCGCGGCCGGACGGTGCGGCAGCTGATCTTCGGGATGCTCATCCTGGGCACCCTCGGCTGCGCCGTCTTCTACGGCATCTTCGGCAACTACAGCATGCACCTGGACCTGTCGGGGGCCCTGCCGGTACGCGAGATCGCCGCGGCGTCGGGCAACGAGAACGCGATCGCCCAGACGATCGGCTTCCTCCCGCTCGGCACCGCGGTGCTCGCGATCTTCGCGCTCGTGGCCATCGTCTTCATCGCCACGACCTACGACTCCGCGTCCTACTGCCTGGCCGCCTCGGCGACCCGCAACCTGACCGAAGGCACCCATCCCGCTCGCTGGCATCGCCTGTTCTGGGCCGTCGCCGTCGGCGTGCTGCCGATCACGCTGATGTTCATCGGCCAGGAAGGGGGAAACGACCAACTGCGCGTGATCCAGTCCGCGACCCTGGTCGTCTCCCTGCCGCTCCTGGTCGTGGGCGTGCTGATGGCGATCTCGCTGATGCGATCGCTGCGGCTGGACGACGAGTCCGCACACGACCCCTGA
- a CDS encoding TonB-dependent receptor: MKKPRTGLSTLLPLVAIMLSLCLGAPLLAQEGDSQDEGEAAEETPEFGEAIVVVGTRTEGRTVTASPVPVDVIPETELVSQGTNDLTDRIRTVVPSYNVGTQPISDAATLVRPANLRGLAPDHTLILVNGKRRHRAAVIAWLGNGISDGSQGPDISVIPAIALRQVEVLRDGASAQYGSDAIAGVINFQLKDASSGGSVEIRSGQFQDANPGSSSGFGGQYTFAGDKGMSYAVAANFGMPMGENGFFNLSMEYGAADPTSRSVQRNDAIAIINTGNSMIRNPAQVWGSPLVEDDIKLFANFGSLFDNGTQFYGHANYASRTTTGGFYFRNPHTRTGVFTYSDPARRGKFLLVGDREWARTGVEGAGGCPAVPVVDHVPDPGALAAVEADPNCFALYSRFPGGFTPQFGGDLIDSSIVAGLRGYLDSGMTWDLSVNVGNSEVDQFIYNTVNASLGYDTPTSFMPGIYEQTDTNVNFDITYPVRDNVSLAAGVEWRNEQFRIGAGDPASWEIGPYAAQGFSSGSNGFNGYRADVTAGTWDRANVAIYGDVEIDAPDDRGTFTAALRVEDFDGFGNTINAKVSGRRQVSDVVSLRAAASTGFRAPTPGQQNAFNVTTAFDPETGGLSNSGTVPSNSAPAALRGGEDLQPEDAVNFSAGLVVDKGEFTLTADIFHIDVDDRIALSETFRQCNILATPEPGCVTDEEIEQLLSGGFVEARNLKNFRFFVNDFATQTQGLDVVGTWTPPELGGDTSFNLVFNYTKTEVTDHNPDTVGPFRIATIEQGLPEFRWTLGMNHSAERWNLMTRVNYYDGWWDSEDAQNLLGRNNAPMYGDYSGEFLLDVELGIPLPNDTSIAIGVQNLLNTYPEENPGGADGVGNQYGQFSPFGFNGAYYYVRFNYAWGTSF; the protein is encoded by the coding sequence GTGAAGAAACCTCGAACCGGTCTTTCCACGCTGTTGCCCCTCGTCGCCATCATGCTCTCGCTTTGCCTGGGCGCTCCGCTCCTGGCGCAAGAAGGCGATTCGCAGGACGAAGGCGAAGCGGCTGAAGAAACACCTGAATTCGGCGAAGCGATCGTCGTCGTCGGTACCCGGACGGAAGGACGGACTGTCACCGCATCCCCTGTGCCGGTCGACGTGATTCCCGAGACCGAGCTCGTCAGCCAGGGAACCAACGACCTGACGGACCGGATCCGCACCGTCGTCCCGTCCTACAACGTCGGCACCCAGCCGATCAGTGACGCGGCCACGCTGGTCCGACCCGCCAACCTCCGCGGTCTGGCGCCGGACCACACCCTGATCCTCGTCAACGGCAAGCGCCGTCACCGCGCCGCCGTCATCGCCTGGCTGGGTAACGGCATTTCGGACGGTTCCCAGGGGCCGGACATCTCCGTCATCCCCGCCATCGCGCTGCGCCAGGTCGAAGTCCTGCGTGACGGCGCCTCGGCGCAGTACGGCTCCGACGCGATCGCCGGCGTCATCAACTTCCAGCTCAAGGACGCGAGTTCGGGCGGAAGCGTCGAGATCCGCTCGGGTCAGTTCCAGGATGCGAACCCGGGCTCCAGCTCCGGCTTCGGCGGCCAGTACACGTTCGCCGGCGACAAGGGCATGTCCTACGCTGTGGCCGCGAACTTCGGCATGCCGATGGGCGAAAACGGCTTCTTCAACCTGAGCATGGAGTACGGCGCTGCCGACCCGACGAGCCGCAGCGTCCAGCGGAACGACGCGATCGCGATCATCAACACCGGCAACTCGATGATCCGCAACCCGGCGCAGGTCTGGGGCTCGCCGCTGGTCGAGGACGACATCAAGCTGTTCGCCAACTTCGGCTCGCTGTTCGACAACGGCACCCAGTTCTACGGCCACGCAAACTACGCCAGCCGGACGACGACCGGCGGCTTCTACTTCCGCAACCCGCACACGCGGACCGGCGTCTTCACCTACTCGGATCCGGCGAGGCGCGGCAAGTTCCTGCTCGTTGGTGACCGGGAATGGGCCCGCACCGGCGTCGAGGGCGCAGGCGGCTGTCCTGCCGTTCCCGTCGTCGACCACGTGCCCGACCCCGGTGCGCTGGCGGCGGTCGAGGCCGACCCGAACTGCTTCGCGCTCTACTCGCGCTTCCCCGGCGGCTTCACGCCCCAGTTCGGCGGCGACCTGATCGACTCCTCGATCGTCGCCGGCCTCCGCGGCTACCTGGACAGCGGGATGACCTGGGACCTCAGCGTCAACGTCGGCAACAGCGAGGTCGACCAGTTCATCTACAACACGGTGAACGCCTCGCTCGGCTACGACACCCCGACGTCCTTCATGCCCGGCATCTACGAGCAGACCGACACGAACGTCAACTTCGACATCACCTATCCGGTCCGGGACAACGTGAGCCTCGCGGCTGGTGTCGAGTGGCGGAACGAGCAGTTCCGGATCGGCGCCGGTGACCCGGCCTCCTGGGAAATCGGCCCCTACGCCGCCCAGGGCTTCAGCTCCGGTTCGAACGGCTTCAACGGCTACCGCGCCGATGTCACTGCCGGCACCTGGGACCGGGCCAACGTCGCGATTTACGGCGATGTCGAGATCGACGCGCCGGACGACAGGGGGACCTTCACCGCCGCACTGCGGGTCGAGGACTTCGACGGCTTCGGCAATACGATCAACGCCAAGGTGTCCGGCCGCCGGCAGGTGTCCGACGTCGTGTCGCTTCGCGCCGCCGCCAGCACCGGCTTCCGCGCGCCGACGCCCGGTCAGCAGAACGCGTTCAACGTGACCACGGCGTTCGATCCGGAGACCGGCGGACTGTCCAACAGCGGCACCGTGCCCTCCAACTCCGCGCCCGCGGCTCTGCGGGGCGGTGAGGATCTCCAGCCCGAGGACGCGGTCAACTTCTCGGCCGGCCTGGTCGTCGACAAGGGCGAGTTCACCCTGACGGCCGACATCTTCCATATCGACGTGGACGACCGGATCGCCCTGTCCGAGACGTTCCGCCAGTGCAACATCCTCGCCACTCCGGAACCGGGCTGCGTGACGGACGAGGAGATCGAGCAGTTGCTCTCCGGCGGTTTCGTCGAGGCACGCAACCTGAAGAACTTCAGGTTCTTCGTCAACGACTTCGCCACCCAGACCCAGGGTCTCGACGTCGTCGGCACGTGGACGCCGCCGGAGCTTGGTGGCGACACGAGCTTCAACCTCGTGTTCAACTACACGAAGACGGAGGTCACGGACCACAACCCCGACACGGTCGGCCCCTTTCGTATCGCCACGATCGAGCAGGGCCTGCCGGAGTTCCGCTGGACCCTGGGGATGAACCACAGCGCCGAGCGCTGGAACCTGATGACCCGCGTGAACTACTACGACGGCTGGTGGGACAGCGAGGACGCGCAGAACCTCCTCGGCCGGAACAACGCGCCGATGTACGGGGACTACAGCGGAGAGTTCCTGCTCGACGTCGAACTCGGCATTCCGCTGCCGAACGACACGTCGATCGCGATCGGCGTGCAGAACCTGTTGAACACCTATCCGGAAGAGAACCCCGGCGGCGCCGACGGAGTCGGCAACCAGTACGGCCAGTTCTCACCGTTCGGCTTCAACGGGGCCTACTACTACGTCCGCTTCAACTACGCCTGGGGCACGAGCTTCTAG